A genomic region of Methanothermobacter thermautotrophicus str. Delta H contains the following coding sequences:
- the pyrG gene encoding glutamine hydrolyzing CTP synthase: MVHLAKYIVVTGGVVSSIGKGITAASIGRILRSYGLSVTAIKIDPYLNWDSGTLNPYQHGEVFVTDDGMETDLDLGHYERFLDSDLPGEANITTGKVYMSVINKERSGDYLGSCVQIIPHITDEIKSMIRKIADKSGAEVVLVEVGGTVGDIEGQPFLEALRQLRNEEGHENVMFVHVTYVPYLRAAGEFKTKPTQHSTKELRSTGINPDMIICRSEMPIDSSLKRKIAHFCDVEEEAVVNAPDASSIYEVPLVLDSERVGDYIVRRIELDVDGEADLSEWAGIVESLMIDEPVVTVGIVGKYVELEDSYISIREALKHAAAHLRVRVDIEWISADDAVNEEDLSRLDSILIPGGFGERGIAGKLEAVRFALENRVPIFGICLGMQCMVIEFARLNGMEGANSTEFDPETPYPVIDMMEEQKRIKNMGGTMRLGSYQCRIREGTLAHEAYGTELVGERHRHRFELNNEFREELESKGLIISGTSPDDFLVEMVEIKDHPWFLGCQFHPEFRSRPNRAHPLFVSFLRAALERSR; this comes from the coding sequence TAGACCCCTACCTGAACTGGGACTCAGGGACCCTCAACCCCTACCAGCACGGTGAGGTCTTTGTAACCGATGATGGAATGGAGACAGACCTTGACCTGGGCCACTATGAGAGGTTCCTGGACTCTGATCTCCCTGGTGAGGCCAACATAACAACCGGAAAGGTCTACATGTCCGTCATAAATAAGGAGCGGTCAGGGGATTACCTGGGCTCCTGTGTACAGATAATACCCCACATAACCGACGAGATCAAGTCAATGATAAGAAAAATCGCTGATAAAAGCGGTGCTGAGGTGGTACTGGTGGAGGTCGGGGGTACGGTGGGTGACATAGAGGGTCAGCCCTTCCTGGAGGCCCTCAGGCAGCTGAGGAACGAGGAGGGTCATGAGAACGTCATGTTCGTCCATGTGACCTACGTCCCATATCTGAGGGCTGCAGGGGAATTTAAGACCAAACCGACACAGCACAGTACAAAGGAGCTCAGAAGTACAGGTATAAACCCTGATATGATCATCTGCCGGAGTGAGATGCCAATAGACTCCTCACTCAAGAGGAAGATAGCCCACTTCTGTGACGTTGAGGAGGAGGCCGTTGTGAATGCCCCCGACGCATCATCAATCTATGAGGTCCCCCTGGTACTTGACAGTGAGCGGGTGGGGGACTACATAGTCCGGAGGATAGAACTGGATGTTGATGGTGAAGCAGACCTCAGTGAATGGGCAGGGATAGTTGAGTCACTCATGATAGATGAGCCGGTGGTTACCGTTGGAATAGTCGGCAAGTACGTGGAGCTTGAGGACTCATACATAAGTATAAGGGAAGCCCTCAAACATGCAGCGGCACACCTACGGGTAAGGGTTGATATTGAGTGGATAAGTGCCGATGATGCAGTAAATGAGGAGGACCTTTCACGTCTTGACTCCATACTCATCCCTGGTGGATTTGGTGAAAGGGGAATCGCAGGAAAACTTGAGGCGGTCAGGTTCGCCCTTGAAAACAGGGTTCCCATCTTCGGCATATGCCTGGGCATGCAGTGCATGGTCATAGAATTCGCAAGGCTCAACGGCATGGAGGGTGCCAACAGCACAGAGTTCGACCCGGAAACCCCCTACCCTGTCATAGACATGATGGAGGAGCAGAAGAGGATAAAGAACATGGGGGGTACCATGCGCCTCGGCTCCTACCAGTGCAGGATAAGGGAGGGTACACTGGCACATGAGGCCTACGGCACCGAACTCGTGGGTGAGAGGCACAGGCACAGGTTTGAACTCAACAACGAATTCAGGGAGGAACTGGAGAGTAAGGGCCTTATAATCTCAGGAACATCTCCGGACGACTTCCTCGTGGAGATGGTTGAGATCAAGGATCACCCATGGTTCCTCGGATGCCAGTTCCACCCAGAGTTCAGGTCAAGACCAAACAGGGCCCATCCACTCTTTGTATCCTTCCTCAGGGCCGCCCTTGAAAGGAGCCGTTAA
- a CDS encoding STT3 domain-containing protein: MLIIFASGFALRAGTVTVAGVYSEAHYQPLMYDMDSYYNLRLASNLLNEGELSEGGWDRYSYYPPGVPLDYPPLLPHLTVTLYLLFTWLLPGLTDTAFWLPAIIAPLAGVAVFAAARSLDCDDVSATTAGLLATAAPFYFMRTIPGFYDTDMFNLVLPLAILLTLHLSLRDGDWRMAVLSGALMGVFAAAWNGWQLIYSIMALSVILHSLLYRRREPLIFLITSTLLIVLMDPRAIPSIPVGLMKIPVARADPFPDPYANITELQRPGFDDVLMALGPGLLLAGLAGFRSLFRDWRDSMVLPVIILWTLTGAASLLWGIRFSELLTAPLLITSALFLADLGTASRVPPGFRRKLHVAVAIMVVLPSLIISTGQYSALHPRVDDGLLDAADYIRAKTPPDTVVISNWVHGHFFAFMARRPVNFDGRLAYIETAAKRGPGYPLDPRIPGVYREYWHDPGPNDHGPHLADEILSMLASSGDEAYLEVLNATGDPAGSAVILGDVLAVDGSSRAEYLQDRGLDPVASGRVASTLSRRSGYVLVTCDRLIDKGYWILYYGNWNFTGKTRKPVYSTGSIVQGWPLRTSDGLLWDGERISFNGLRVSELYLVDGGVRKVEGDPQGGLVAFVLYDRNRTVVLERGYEDSMFARLVLLGDGGGVFRAVMRSRDVTVWEPIRDWNT, translated from the coding sequence ATGCTCATAATATTCGCTTCAGGTTTCGCCCTGAGAGCAGGCACGGTGACTGTGGCCGGAGTATACAGCGAGGCCCACTACCAGCCCCTCATGTATGATATGGACTCCTACTACAACCTCAGGCTCGCCAGCAACCTCTTAAATGAGGGTGAACTCTCAGAGGGTGGGTGGGACAGGTACTCCTATTACCCTCCCGGGGTCCCCCTCGATTACCCCCCTCTGCTCCCCCACCTCACCGTCACCCTTTACCTGCTATTTACCTGGTTACTTCCAGGTCTCACCGACACCGCATTCTGGCTTCCAGCCATCATTGCACCCCTCGCCGGGGTCGCTGTCTTTGCAGCTGCAAGGTCCCTTGACTGTGATGACGTATCAGCCACCACAGCAGGCCTCCTTGCCACTGCAGCACCCTTCTACTTCATGAGGACCATCCCTGGTTTCTATGACACCGACATGTTCAACCTCGTCCTCCCCCTTGCCATCCTCTTAACACTCCACCTTTCTCTCAGGGATGGTGACTGGAGGATGGCCGTACTCTCAGGGGCCCTCATGGGTGTCTTCGCCGCAGCCTGGAATGGGTGGCAGCTCATCTACTCGATTATGGCCCTGTCGGTGATACTCCACTCGCTCCTGTATCGTAGAAGAGAACCCCTCATATTCCTCATCACCTCCACGCTTCTCATTGTGCTGATGGATCCACGGGCCATTCCATCCATCCCGGTGGGGCTGATGAAGATACCCGTTGCCAGAGCAGATCCATTCCCTGACCCCTATGCAAACATAACAGAGCTCCAGCGTCCAGGTTTTGATGACGTGCTGATGGCCCTTGGACCCGGCCTCCTCCTGGCGGGTCTGGCTGGTTTCAGGTCCCTCTTCCGTGACTGGAGGGATAGCATGGTGCTTCCGGTAATCATCCTCTGGACCCTCACAGGTGCCGCCTCACTACTCTGGGGTATAAGGTTCTCTGAGCTCCTCACTGCACCCCTTCTCATAACCTCCGCGCTATTCCTTGCAGATCTGGGGACTGCCTCCAGGGTACCCCCCGGTTTCAGGCGGAAGCTTCATGTTGCAGTCGCCATCATGGTGGTCCTTCCATCCCTCATCATCTCTACGGGTCAGTACAGCGCCCTCCACCCCCGGGTGGATGACGGCCTTCTGGATGCTGCAGACTACATAAGAGCCAAAACCCCTCCTGATACTGTGGTGATCTCCAACTGGGTCCACGGACACTTCTTTGCATTCATGGCCAGGAGGCCGGTGAACTTCGATGGCAGACTGGCCTACATTGAAACTGCGGCGAAGAGGGGGCCTGGATACCCCCTTGACCCCCGTATCCCGGGAGTCTACAGGGAGTACTGGCATGATCCGGGCCCGAACGACCACGGACCCCACCTGGCAGATGAGATACTATCCATGCTGGCATCCTCAGGTGATGAAGCCTACCTTGAGGTACTGAACGCCACCGGGGATCCGGCTGGCTCTGCAGTCATTCTGGGGGATGTGCTGGCTGTTGATGGGTCCTCAAGGGCAGAGTACCTGCAGGATAGGGGACTTGACCCTGTTGCTTCAGGGAGAGTTGCCTCAACCCTCAGCAGGAGATCCGGCTACGTCCTTGTGACCTGTGACCGGCTCATTGATAAGGGGTACTGGATACTCTATTATGGTAACTGGAACTTCACAGGAAAAACCAGGAAGCCGGTGTACTCCACAGGGAGTATAGTTCAGGGCTGGCCCCTGAGAACCAGTGACGGTCTGCTCTGGGATGGTGAGAGGATCTCATTCAATGGTTTGAGGGTCTCAGAACTGTACCTTGTGGATGGTGGTGTCAGGAAGGTGGAGGGCGACCCCCAGGGGGGCCTCGTTGCATTTGTGCTCTATGACAGGAACCGGACTGTGGTCCTGGAGCGTGGATATGAGGATTCCATGTTCGCCAGGCTGGTGCTCCTTGGTGACGGTGGAGGCGTCTTCAGGGCAGTCATGAGGAGCAGGGATGTCACTGTATGGGAGCCCATCAGGGATTGGAATACCTGA
- a CDS encoding A24 family peptidase C-terminal domain-containing protein produces the protein MVIELLSVFIALLACFYASYSDIKRGIIPNRLTFPVIGLGLLLNGARALMESDPWIFIYTAIFTAGIFALGYILWRMVAWAGGDVKLFTAVTSLLPFQPSLVSYSFLGTAFPVTASYPFPLTVIINSILALLPFLLVYVFFIIYTSRRHLMDEFMEPLRQYRTSMVLALVITSAVTLTFLITDFLPFQIIVLSLILVYLLTMVISRLPPRIKAVIVSVIIVYSLYKNFELTVSGVVILWVSITVIQLIRKLLTSITREALQDTMGVDELKEGMILASTLYRKGDEYYFDDSSLLDRFRTAARTGDVSALTYRGEPVVSAMAAGLREEEIETLRDLVSRGKIKDEFRIRRGMPFAPAIFIGLLVSLLIGDLAMILFRLFDIIF, from the coding sequence ATGGTCATAGAGTTACTCTCGGTATTCATAGCACTTCTGGCCTGTTTCTATGCTTCATACAGTGATATAAAAAGGGGTATAATACCCAACCGTCTGACCTTTCCTGTTATCGGGCTCGGTCTTCTCCTGAATGGTGCGAGGGCCCTCATGGAATCGGATCCCTGGATATTCATTTACACAGCCATCTTCACAGCCGGGATATTCGCCCTGGGATACATCCTCTGGAGGATGGTGGCCTGGGCAGGTGGTGATGTGAAGCTCTTCACAGCGGTAACCTCCCTGCTACCATTCCAGCCGTCACTGGTAAGCTACAGCTTCCTCGGAACGGCCTTCCCTGTCACGGCATCCTACCCCTTTCCACTCACGGTCATAATAAACAGTATACTGGCGCTCCTCCCCTTCCTCCTGGTCTATGTGTTCTTCATCATCTACACATCCAGGAGGCACCTCATGGACGAGTTCATGGAGCCCCTCCGCCAGTACAGGACCAGCATGGTCCTGGCCCTGGTTATAACATCCGCCGTTACCCTGACATTCCTCATAACAGACTTCCTCCCATTCCAGATCATAGTACTTTCCCTGATCCTTGTCTACCTCCTCACCATGGTCATCTCACGCCTACCGCCAAGGATTAAGGCGGTTATAGTATCGGTGATCATAGTCTACTCGCTCTACAAGAACTTTGAGTTGACCGTGAGTGGAGTTGTAATTCTCTGGGTCTCCATAACGGTTATACAGCTCATAAGGAAGCTCCTCACATCCATCACGAGGGAGGCCCTCCAGGACACCATGGGCGTGGATGAACTGAAGGAGGGCATGATACTCGCAAGCACCCTCTACAGGAAGGGCGATGAATACTACTTCGATGACAGTTCACTCCTTGACAGGTTCCGGACAGCTGCGAGGACCGGTGATGTATCTGCACTGACCTACAGGGGTGAACCTGTGGTGTCTGCCATGGCAGCCGGTCTCCGGGAGGAGGAGATTGAGACCCTCAGGGACCTTGTATCCAGGGGCAAGATAAAGGATGAGTTCCGGATAAGACGCGGTATGCCCTTTGCTCCTGCAATCTTCATAGGGCTCCTGGTTTCACTCCTTATAGGGGACCTTGCAATGATACTGTTCAGGTTATTTGACATCATATTCTAG
- a CDS encoding class III signal peptide-containing protein: MDSRGQVSLEYLLLILVVLLILGGVTIPLIGSSIEASTDVSRASDAKVAVQTIANAADIVYANGPGAKRTVSFYIPVDGVLITGNNSVIFTVTYTNGTVSNITAPTQYNVTSQSVQVQRGWYTAVIYWPLNSNNVVVTNVTRK; encoded by the coding sequence ATGGATAGCAGGGGACAGGTCTCCCTGGAGTACCTTCTGCTGATACTCGTGGTCCTCCTCATCCTTGGAGGAGTAACGATACCCCTCATAGGAAGTTCAATTGAGGCAAGCACTGATGTTTCAAGGGCATCAGATGCCAAGGTGGCTGTTCAGACCATTGCAAATGCGGCTGACATAGTATACGCCAACGGGCCGGGTGCAAAGAGGACGGTGAGCTTCTACATACCGGTTGATGGAGTCCTCATCACCGGCAATAACAGCGTCATATTCACAGTCACCTACACCAACGGCACGGTATCAAATATAACTGCACCGACACAGTACAACGTGACATCACAGTCCGTGCAGGTGCAGAGGGGATGGTACACGGCTGTCATATACTGGCCACTGAATTCAAACAACGTTGTTGTAACGAATGTGACAAGGAAGTAG
- a CDS encoding DUF2101 family protein: protein MDFFSRLGSAVIALFNIMGTVIFELVRLPGRIRRAASGLREGLSRVEVDEIRDKIHDKTRTIGERIPVQRDEEVREILEEARNHDIRIPEDDAPIIIRTPQFDPAEKENAVLKLQIAASLFIIISIVYVFNFISILVFLPAALLLLALLLYILYRQIRVMYPGDFEAYRDFFLMYVAVGVVIILVSGNSALTMAFPFVFFPALTTLLFAVIAVAAVFLIFRVRYVRDYTFGEVIEVGENTSYVRVDYDIRSNVKPDVYIVENNGFHVDVHDTVKLAVEGSVMSMRGNRPVRIIGVEGLR, encoded by the coding sequence ATGGATTTCTTCTCAAGACTCGGCAGTGCAGTGATAGCTCTATTTAACATCATGGGAACCGTCATATTTGAACTGGTAAGGCTCCCCGGGAGGATAAGGAGGGCTGCCTCAGGTCTGCGGGAGGGACTCTCCAGGGTCGAGGTGGATGAAATACGGGATAAAATTCATGACAAAACAAGGACGATAGGGGAGCGAATACCGGTGCAGCGTGATGAGGAGGTCAGGGAGATCCTTGAGGAGGCACGAAACCATGACATCAGGATACCTGAGGACGACGCACCCATAATAATCAGGACACCCCAATTTGACCCGGCAGAGAAGGAGAATGCTGTCCTCAAACTCCAGATTGCAGCCTCACTCTTCATCATAATATCCATAGTCTATGTCTTCAACTTCATATCCATCCTTGTGTTCCTTCCGGCTGCCCTTCTGCTCCTAGCTCTCCTCCTTTACATACTCTACAGACAGATAAGGGTAATGTACCCCGGGGACTTTGAGGCCTACAGGGACTTCTTCCTCATGTACGTGGCTGTGGGTGTGGTTATAATCCTTGTCTCAGGCAACTCGGCCCTGACAATGGCGTTTCCATTCGTATTCTTCCCTGCCCTCACAACGCTCCTCTTCGCGGTGATCGCGGTTGCAGCGGTCTTCCTGATATTCAGGGTGAGGTATGTGCGTGACTACACCTTCGGTGAGGTTATAGAGGTGGGTGAGAACACCTCCTATGTACGTGTTGACTATGATATAAGGAGCAACGTCAAACCCGATGTTTACATAGTTGAGAATAATGGCTTCCATGTTGATGTCCATGATACTGTGAAGCTTGCAGTTGAGGGCTCGGTCATGAGCATGAGGGGTAACAGGCCGGTGAGGATAATAGGAGTGGAAGGCCTCCGCTGA
- a CDS encoding TIGR00289 family protein yields the protein MRSAVLYSGGKDSTMALYHALQESEVEFLVSVISDNPESHMYHVPNIHLTALLAEAVGIPLIESRTAGVEEEEVEDLAGTLKTLRERGVEAVYSGALYSEYQKSRIDSICRRLGLRSVAPLWHRDPLDYMEEIVDLGFRVMVTAVAAEGLDESWLGRIVDRKMIDELADLSERYGINPAFEGGEAESLVLDGPIFKKRLEILEYEKKWFFDNGFLDIKRAVLVDKD from the coding sequence ATGAGGTCTGCAGTTCTATATTCAGGTGGTAAGGACAGCACGATGGCCCTTTACCATGCACTGCAGGAATCTGAGGTCGAATTTCTGGTATCTGTGATCTCAGATAACCCTGAATCCCATATGTACCATGTGCCCAACATACACCTGACAGCCCTCCTTGCAGAGGCCGTTGGAATACCCCTCATAGAATCCAGGACCGCAGGGGTTGAGGAGGAGGAGGTTGAGGACCTCGCCGGCACACTTAAGACCCTGAGGGAGAGGGGTGTGGAGGCTGTCTACTCCGGGGCTCTCTACTCCGAGTATCAGAAGTCAAGGATAGACTCCATCTGCAGGAGGCTGGGTTTAAGGTCAGTGGCACCCCTCTGGCACAGGGACCCCCTGGATTACATGGAGGAGATAGTTGACCTTGGATTCAGGGTCATGGTGACGGCTGTTGCAGCTGAGGGTCTTGATGAGTCATGGCTTGGGAGGATAGTTGACAGAAAGATGATAGATGAACTGGCGGATCTGAGTGAGAGGTACGGTATAAACCCTGCATTTGAGGGTGGTGAAGCCGAATCACTGGTCCTTGACGGTCCAATATTTAAGAAGCGACTCGAGATACTTGAATACGAAAAGAAGTGGTTCTTTGATAATGGCTTCCTGGACATAAAGAGGGCTGTGCTGGTTGATAAGGATTAG
- a CDS encoding RNA-binding domain-containing protein has translation MDKVKVEAPVRATEDPEKVGEAVLNVFPELEIEVEDDAVRGTGDSGSLRNLQEVLEKRRIRLTARNILKKHLRDNSTWFYINKQAALMNRVNVLEESISALGDILVEIESDDIMGLIDWLAPDVSVPEDVAD, from the coding sequence ATGGATAAAGTTAAAGTTGAAGCCCCGGTCAGGGCGACAGAGGATCCAGAGAAGGTGGGGGAGGCTGTTCTCAACGTCTTCCCTGAACTTGAAATTGAGGTTGAAGATGACGCCGTGAGGGGCACCGGTGATAGCGGGAGCCTCAGGAACCTCCAGGAGGTCCTTGAGAAAAGGAGAATAAGGCTCACGGCAAGGAATATACTCAAAAAACACCTCAGGGACAATTCAACATGGTTTTACATTAACAAACAGGCCGCCCTTATGAACCGGGTGAACGTCCTTGAGGAGTCCATCTCCGCACTGGGTGACATACTTGTGGAGATTGAATCAGACGATATAATGGGTTTAATAGACTGGCTGGCACCCGATGTCTCAGTCCCTGAAGACGTTGCTGATTGA
- a CDS encoding AAA family ATPase has product MVVIGVTGMPGAGKGVVSRIAESMGFRVIRMGDVIRDEARKRGEDPGVTAVRLREEYGKYVVAEKCVERIQESESEMFLIEGIRSPHEVEIFRKRFPGFRVISVFSTRKTRFRRLRKRQREDDSQRYAEFVERDERELGFGIGDVIATSDYMIVNEGPIWKIKKQAKQILRKLAEKGEESSRGGQEDG; this is encoded by the coding sequence ATGGTGGTTATTGGAGTTACAGGGATGCCCGGCGCAGGGAAGGGCGTTGTATCAAGGATAGCTGAGTCGATGGGTTTCAGGGTTATAAGGATGGGTGACGTAATAAGGGATGAAGCCCGGAAGCGAGGTGAGGACCCCGGTGTGACGGCCGTTCGCCTCAGGGAGGAATACGGTAAGTACGTGGTTGCCGAAAAGTGCGTTGAAAGGATTCAGGAGTCAGAATCAGAAATGTTCCTGATAGAGGGTATAAGGAGCCCCCATGAGGTCGAGATATTCAGAAAAAGGTTCCCTGGCTTCAGGGTCATATCAGTATTCTCAACAAGAAAGACCCGCTTCAGGAGGCTCCGGAAGAGGCAGAGGGAGGACGACTCTCAGAGGTATGCAGAATTCGTTGAAAGAGACGAGAGGGAGCTTGGATTCGGTATAGGCGACGTCATAGCAACCTCAGATTATATGATAGTCAATGAGGGCCCGATATGGAAGATAAAAAAACAGGCAAAGCAGATACTCAGGAAACTTGCAGAGAAGGGTGAGGAGAGCAGCAGAGGAGGACAAGAGGATGGATAA
- a CDS encoding 4-phosphopantoate--beta-alanine ligase: MISRDHPRYHSLIQREMITEAWRKGILADSGMIAHGRGEAFDYLLGERTTEPAAKAIRAAAAALLLAKNPVISVNGNTAALVPGAVVELADAIGGKIEINLFHRTEKRVRLIEEVLLENGAREVLGTDKLLYIDDIKSPRATASPDGIYSADVVLVPLEDGDRTEILRKSGKTVITIDLNPLSRTSRKASISITDNIVRAIPALIEAVRELEDLSRDELELIVEEFDNLENIRETLKLIDLRRYNPEL; this comes from the coding sequence ATGATTTCAAGGGACCATCCACGTTACCATTCACTGATACAGAGAGAGATGATAACAGAGGCCTGGCGTAAGGGTATACTCGCAGATTCAGGCATGATCGCCCATGGCAGGGGTGAGGCCTTCGACTACCTGCTGGGTGAAAGGACCACAGAACCCGCTGCGAAGGCCATAAGAGCTGCTGCTGCAGCACTCCTCCTTGCAAAAAACCCTGTTATATCGGTTAACGGCAACACCGCCGCCCTTGTCCCGGGAGCTGTGGTTGAACTTGCAGATGCAATCGGGGGAAAGATCGAGATAAACCTCTTCCACCGGACAGAGAAGAGGGTCAGACTAATAGAGGAGGTCCTCCTGGAAAATGGTGCCAGGGAGGTCCTCGGAACAGACAAACTGCTCTACATCGATGATATAAAGAGTCCGAGGGCAACAGCAAGCCCTGATGGGATCTACAGTGCCGACGTGGTCCTGGTTCCCCTCGAGGACGGGGACAGGACAGAGATACTACGGAAGTCAGGTAAGACTGTTATAACCATTGACCTGAACCCGCTGTCAAGGACATCCCGGAAGGCAAGTATAAGCATAACAGATAACATTGTAAGGGCCATACCAGCCCTCATAGAAGCGGTAAGGGAACTTGAGGACCTATCCCGGGATGAACTTGAGCTTATCGTCGAGGAATTCGATAACCTTGAAAACATCAGGGAGACCCTAAAACTTATAGACCTCCGGAGATACAATCCAGAACTGTGA
- a CDS encoding M42 family metallopeptidase — translation MKELMKRLSVASGISGFEGEVRDIIRSELEGHVDEIEEDSLGNIIAVKRGSGPSIMLAAHMDEIGLMVRHIDKKGFIRFSKIGGISDQMILNQAVWIHGENGPVMGVIGSKPPHRMKASERKKVTTHDNMFIDIGASSREDAEELVAVGDPITFHAPYSELANSRFTGKALDNRIGCLVMVEVLKRVETGATVYGVGTVQEEVGLKGAKTSAFRLNPDMTLALDVTIAGDHPGMKEEEAPAKLEGGPAIILTDASGRGIITHPRVKDWLLETAREEDIPVQIEVSEGGTTDATAIHLTREGIPAGVVSVPTRYIHTTVSMASMKDIEMTVDLLVKAIERL, via the coding sequence ATGAAGGAACTCATGAAGCGTCTTTCAGTTGCAAGTGGAATCTCTGGATTTGAAGGTGAGGTAAGGGATATCATAAGATCTGAACTCGAGGGACATGTCGATGAGATTGAGGAGGACAGCCTCGGTAACATCATCGCCGTGAAGAGGGGGTCCGGTCCCTCAATCATGCTGGCAGCCCACATGGATGAGATAGGCCTCATGGTGAGGCACATCGATAAGAAGGGATTCATAAGGTTTTCAAAGATAGGCGGAATCAGTGACCAGATGATACTCAACCAGGCGGTCTGGATCCATGGGGAAAACGGACCCGTGATGGGTGTCATCGGCTCAAAGCCACCCCACAGGATGAAGGCCTCTGAGAGGAAGAAGGTCACAACCCATGATAACATGTTCATAGACATAGGCGCCTCTTCAAGGGAGGATGCAGAGGAACTGGTGGCTGTGGGGGACCCTATAACCTTCCATGCGCCCTACAGTGAACTCGCCAACTCCCGCTTCACAGGGAAGGCCCTTGACAACCGTATAGGCTGCCTTGTAATGGTTGAGGTCCTAAAGAGGGTTGAAACCGGTGCAACCGTTTATGGTGTTGGAACGGTCCAGGAGGAGGTTGGTCTCAAGGGTGCCAAGACCTCAGCATTCAGGCTCAACCCGGACATGACCCTGGCCCTGGATGTTACAATAGCCGGGGATCATCCAGGGATGAAGGAGGAGGAGGCCCCTGCGAAGCTCGAGGGCGGACCCGCCATAATCCTCACCGATGCCAGTGGCAGGGGTATAATAACCCATCCACGTGTGAAGGACTGGCTACTTGAGACTGCACGTGAGGAGGACATACCTGTCCAGATAGAGGTGAGTGAGGGGGGTACAACCGATGCAACCGCCATTCATCTCACAAGGGAGGGGATACCCGCAGGCGTGGTCTCTGTGCCTACAAGGTACATCCATACAACGGTGAGCATGGCAAGCATGAAGGACATCGAGATGACCGTTGATCTCCTTGTTAAGGCAATTGAAAGATTGTAA
- a CDS encoding ATPase domain-containing protein — protein MERRISRTGTGIKGLDDIIGGYPQGRSILVTGDPGSGKTIMGLQFAIQSARSGLKTIYITTEEDETDLRIQCASLGWDITDLLESGKLSIIGLSAMRARLTEAEISIGIESVKGNLRKILAEIPDDTEVLIIDSIGSHTEKLTTDEFRDQFDLLIYELKKRDITAMIILDSATSEEFNDIALYSVYGAIRLIKRENPYTGRRERVMDIIKMRSTRTPIEFIPYIISDSGLEVIENPEE, from the coding sequence ATGGAAAGGAGAATATCGCGTACAGGTACGGGGATTAAGGGGCTTGATGATATAATAGGGGGCTACCCGCAGGGTAGGAGCATTCTTGTGACCGGTGACCCTGGATCCGGTAAGACCATAATGGGACTCCAGTTCGCCATTCAGAGCGCCAGAAGCGGCCTTAAGACAATATACATAACGACAGAGGAGGATGAAACTGACCTCAGGATCCAGTGCGCATCCCTTGGGTGGGACATCACTGATCTCCTTGAATCTGGTAAGCTGAGTATTATCGGCTTATCCGCAATGAGGGCCCGGCTTACAGAGGCGGAAATATCTATTGGGATAGAATCCGTCAAGGGAAACCTGAGGAAGATACTCGCCGAGATTCCAGATGACACCGAGGTCCTCATAATCGACAGTATAGGCAGCCACACAGAGAAGCTCACAACGGATGAGTTCAGGGATCAGTTCGACCTCCTGATCTATGAACTCAAAAAGAGGGACATCACTGCGATGATAATCCTTGACAGTGCAACCTCAGAGGAGTTCAATGATATAGCCCTCTACTCGGTTTACGGGGCCATAAGGCTGATAAAGAGGGAGAACCCCTACACGGGAAGGAGAGAGAGGGTCATGGACATCATCAAGATGAGGAGTACAAGAACACCGATTGAGTTCATACCCTACATTATATCAGACAGCGGCCTTGAAGTTATTGAAAACCCTGAGGAATAA